A genomic region of Vitreoscilla filiformis contains the following coding sequences:
- the rpmB gene encoding 50S ribosomal protein L28, which translates to MARVCQVTGKGPMVGNNVSHANNKTKRRFLPNLQYRRFWVESESRWVRLRISCAALRLIDKVGIDQVVADLRAKGEL; encoded by the coding sequence ATGGCACGCGTCTGTCAAGTCACGGGCAAGGGCCCGATGGTGGGTAACAACGTTTCCCACGCCAACAACAAGACCAAGCGTCGTTTTCTGCCCAACCTGCAATATCGCCGTTTCTGGGTCGAGAGCGAAAGCCGCTGGGTGCGTCTGCGCATCAGCTGCGCTGCGCTGCGTCTGATCGACAAGGTCGGCATCGACCAAGTCGTGGCCGATCTGCGTGCCAAGGGCGAGCTCTGA
- the trxB gene encoding thioredoxin-disulfide reductase gives MSTSPVHAQVLILGSGPAGYTAAIYAARANLKPLLITGMAQGGQLMTTTEVDNWPADVMGVQGPELMQRFQQHAERFNTQMVFDHINAVDLSQRPFTLTGDSGTYTCDSLILATGASAKYLGLPSEEAFMGRGVSACATCDGFFYRGAEVCVVGGGNTAVEEALYLSNIAAKVHLIHRRDKFRAEAIMIDKLMEKVAAGKIELHLHQTLDEVLGDTSGVTGVRLKNVNDGATRELALTGCFIAIGHQPNTGIFEGQLAMKDGYLVTQGGQNGFATQTSVPGVFAAGDVQDHIYRQAITSAGTGCMAALDAQRFLEQQAH, from the coding sequence ATGAGCACTTCACCCGTCCACGCCCAGGTTTTGATCCTCGGTTCCGGCCCGGCCGGTTACACCGCAGCCATCTACGCAGCCCGCGCCAACTTGAAGCCCTTGCTCATCACCGGCATGGCCCAAGGCGGCCAACTGATGACCACCACCGAGGTGGACAACTGGCCCGCCGACGTGATGGGCGTGCAAGGCCCCGAGCTGATGCAGCGCTTTCAGCAGCACGCCGAGCGCTTCAACACCCAGATGGTGTTTGACCACATCAACGCCGTCGATCTGAGCCAGCGCCCCTTCACCCTCACCGGCGACAGCGGCACCTACACCTGCGACAGCCTGATCCTGGCCACCGGTGCTTCGGCCAAGTACCTGGGTTTGCCGTCTGAAGAAGCGTTCATGGGCCGGGGCGTGAGCGCCTGCGCCACCTGCGACGGTTTCTTCTACCGTGGCGCCGAGGTGTGCGTGGTCGGTGGGGGCAACACGGCGGTGGAAGAAGCGCTGTACCTCTCCAACATCGCCGCCAAGGTGCATCTGATTCACCGCCGCGACAAGTTCCGTGCCGAAGCCATCATGATCGACAAGCTGATGGAGAAAGTCGCCGCCGGCAAAATCGAGCTGCACCTGCACCAGACGCTGGACGAGGTGCTGGGTGACACCAGCGGCGTCACCGGCGTGCGCCTCAAGAACGTGAACGACGGCGCCACCCGTGAGCTGGCGCTGACGGGCTGTTTTATCGCCATTGGCCACCAACCGAACACCGGTATCTTCGAAGGCCAGTTGGCCATGAAGGACGGTTACCTCGTCACCCAAGGCGGCCAAAACGGCTTCGCCACCCAGACCAGCGTGCCCGGCGTGTTCGCTGCCGGCGACGTGCAAGATCACATTTATCGCCAGGCCATCACCTCGGCGGGGACGGGTTGCATGGCCGCGTTGGATGCACAACGCTTCTTGGAGCAACAGGCGCACTGA